Proteins encoded within one genomic window of Amorphoplanes friuliensis DSM 7358:
- a CDS encoding sensor histidine kinase codes for MKDMLLIGLYALVSGAVIATGGAIALRLLRGRSILVHIGVLLAATVIAVVSGVVTVAQAMFLSAHDLQVVLITVAASAVVSLAVGLVFGRRLATSAVWAAQAEAQERKAEAGRRELVAWVSHDLRTPLAGLRAMAEALEDGVVHDRESVAEYHRRIRVETDRMTRLVDDLFELSRINAGALRLVPTMVPLADLVSDALTTVAPLAASRRIRLVAAGTGWPVVTASEPELARAVTNLLVNSVRYTPPDGTVHVAAGHDHQDVWLSVSDTCGGIPEADLPRLFDVAFRGERARTPAHGTDLSSAAGGGLGLAIVRGLVEAHGGRVEAHNIDRGCRFIMRIPAVTA; via the coding sequence GTGAAGGACATGCTGCTGATCGGCCTCTACGCGCTGGTGTCCGGTGCCGTCATCGCCACCGGCGGCGCGATCGCCCTGCGCCTGCTGCGGGGCCGGTCGATCCTCGTGCACATCGGGGTGCTGCTCGCCGCCACCGTGATCGCGGTCGTCTCGGGTGTCGTCACGGTCGCGCAGGCGATGTTCCTGTCGGCCCACGACCTGCAGGTCGTCCTGATCACCGTGGCCGCCTCGGCCGTGGTCAGCCTGGCCGTGGGACTCGTCTTCGGGCGTCGCCTGGCGACCTCGGCGGTGTGGGCGGCGCAGGCCGAGGCGCAGGAGCGCAAGGCCGAGGCCGGTCGCCGCGAACTCGTCGCGTGGGTCTCGCACGACCTCCGGACGCCGCTCGCCGGGCTGCGCGCCATGGCCGAGGCCCTCGAGGACGGCGTGGTGCACGACCGGGAGTCCGTGGCGGAGTACCACCGGCGGATCCGCGTGGAGACCGACCGCATGACGCGGCTGGTCGACGACCTCTTCGAGCTTTCGCGGATCAACGCCGGGGCGCTGCGGCTGGTGCCCACGATGGTCCCGCTCGCCGACCTGGTGTCCGACGCGCTCACCACCGTCGCACCGCTGGCGGCGAGCCGCCGCATCCGGCTGGTCGCCGCCGGCACCGGCTGGCCCGTCGTCACGGCCAGCGAACCCGAGCTGGCCCGGGCGGTGACCAACCTGCTCGTGAACTCCGTGCGCTACACACCGCCGGACGGCACCGTGCACGTCGCGGCCGGGCACGACCACCAGGACGTGTGGCTCTCGGTCTCCGACACCTGCGGCGGCATCCCCGAGGCGGACCTGCCGCGCCTGTTCGACGTGGCGTTCCGCGGCGAACGGGCGCGGACCCCCGCCCACGGCACCGACCTGTCGTCGGCGGCCGGCGGCGGACTCGGCCTGGCCATCGTCCGCGGGCTGGTCGAGGCGCACGGCGGACGGGTGGAGGCGCACAACATCGACCGCGGCTGCCGTTTCATCATGCGCATCCCGGCGGTCACGGCCTGA